From the genome of Papaver somniferum cultivar HN1 chromosome 2, ASM357369v1, whole genome shotgun sequence, one region includes:
- the LOC113348863 gene encoding pentatricopeptide repeat-containing protein At3g60050-like, giving the protein MNSMVLFGRRISLRFSNYRCISRFICDDSSFRNNGCKSGVFSDEEFNKRSSVFGFDSDGNDIVEEILIGVPSSSNEDEETDGEYFSSKRRLLPDYVSDTDRVFKILQQDGIGFNTILELNNLGLNVSNNLVREVLLRILKSVNHTNKLRCARLAYKFFRWSGQQENYRHTTNAYHLAMKIFADCQVLNVMKKVYYEMTENNYQITARTFNILISACGEVCSARSTIESFIKSENFHHRPFKHSFNAILHSLLVMNQYQLIEWVYKEKRNGFPPDILTYNILLCTKYRLENFDQFYALLEEMGRNGFVPDLHTYNILLHVCAKANKPVSVLQQLNDMRNAGCDPSVLHFTSIIDGFGRAGNLFACEHFFEEMVKTGCLPDVVCYTVLIRVYIEAGDLEKAQDKFDEMFVKGQLPNVFTYSTMIRGLCIAEKFDEAHTMLQEMESRGCNPNFVVYSTLVYHMRKAGRSTEADEIIRQMVEKGRYTHHLSEFKMYRYRH; this is encoded by the coding sequence ATGAATTCAATGGTTCTATTTGGTCGAAGAATCAGTTTAAGATTTTCAAATTATCGGTGTATTTCGCGGTTCATTTGCGATGATAGCAGCTTTAGAAACAATGGTTGTAAGAGTGGTGTTTTTAGTGATGAGGAGTTTAATAAGAGAAGTTCAGTATTTGGGTTTGATTCGGATGGAAACGATATTGTAGAAGAGATCTTAATAGGGGTTCCGTCGTCAAGtaacgaggatgaagaaactgatgGAGAGTATTTCTCGTCTAAGCGGAGGTTATTACCTGATTATGTATCGGATACTGATAGAGTGTTCAAGATTCTTCAACAAGATGGGATAGGTTTTAATACCATTCTGGAACTTAATAATTTAGGGTTGAATGTCTCGAACAATCTAGTTAGAGAAGTACTTTTAAGGATTTTAAAGAGTGTCAATCATACTAATAAGTTAAGGTGTGCTCGGCTGGCATACAAGTTTTTCAGGTGGTCAGGTCAGCAGGAAAATTACAGGCACACTACGAATGCGTACCATTTGGCTATGAAGATATTTGCAGATTGTCAGGTACTTAATGTCATGAAGAAAGTATACTATGAGATGACAGAGAATAATTATCAAATAACAGCAAGAACGTTTAATATATTAATAAGTGCTTGTGGTGAGGTGTGTAGTGCAAGGAGCACGATAGAGAGTTTTATCAAGTCAGAAAATTTTCACCATAGGCCATTCAAACATTCATTTAATGCCATTTTACATTCGCTTCTTGTGATGAACCAATACCAACTGATAGAGTGGGTTTACAAGGAAAAGCGAAATGGATTCCCACCTGATATTTTAACTTATAATATACTTTTGTGTACAAAGTATAGGTTGGAAAATTTTGATCAGTTTTATGCATTGCTTGAAGAGATGGGTAGAAATGGGTTTGTTCCAGATCTTCATACGTACAATATCCTTCTCCATGTGTGTGCAAAAGCGAATAAACCGGTTAGTGTGCTTCAGCAGTTGAATGACATGAGAAATGCAGGTTGTGATCCAAGTGTTCTTCACTTTACCTCAATAATAGATGGCTTTGGTCGTGCTGGAAATCTGTTTGCTTGCGAGCATTTTTTCGAAGAGATGGTAAAGACGGGTTGTTTGCCTGATGTAGTATGCTATACTGTCCTGATTAGAGTATACATTGAGGCAGGAGATCTCGAGAAGGCCCAGGATAAGTTTGATGAGATGTTTGTTAAAGGACAGCTACCTAATGTATTTACATATAGTACTATGATTCGCGGGCTTTGTATCGCAGAGAAGTTTGACGAGGCACATACCATGCTTCAGGAAATGGAATCCAGAGGTTGTAATCCAAATTTTGTAGTGTATAGTACTCTAGTGTATCATATGAGAAAAGCTGGAAGATCGACTGAAGCTGATGAAATAATAAGACAGATGGTGGAGAAGGGGCGCTATACCCATCACCTCTCGGAGTTCAAGATGTATAGGTATAGGCATTGA